A genomic window from Silene latifolia isolate original U9 population chromosome Y, ASM4854445v1, whole genome shotgun sequence includes:
- the LOC141628261 gene encoding protein FAR1-RELATED SEQUENCE 5-like, protein MAMKNDEMHVGVEACGLQCKGQDSLMGIHNLALGDDGGAIEDLRTETLEDHIKLVNRLRLKVLEEGGAEAVIKKLTDDAATDPNLVFSVRRDASGCVVGLFWCDSRMRDDCKTHGDVIVFGTSYSSNRYKLLCAPFVGVINPCYYVMFGCAFIADEKTDTFVWLLETFKEAMSNKSPGIIVTERDLAIANAIRQVFPQAKHQFFQFLEQRTEENMEN, encoded by the exons ATTCGCTAATGGGTATACATAATTTAGCACTTGGGGATGATGGTGGAGCTATTGAAGATCTCCGAACTGAAACATTGGAGGATCATATAAAATTGGTGAACAG GTTAAGATTGAAGGTACTTGAAGAAGGTGGTGCCGAAGCAGTTATTAAGAAATTGACGGACGATGCTGCCACAGATCCAAATTTGGTATTTAGTGTAAGAAGAGATGCGAGTGGTTGCGTGGTTGGTCTTTTTTGGTGCGATTCAAGGATGAGGGACGACTGCAAAACCCATGGGGACGTCATTGTATTTGGCACGTCATATAGTAGTAACAGATATAAGTTACTCTGTGCACCTTTTGTTGGGGTGATTAACCCTTGCTACTACGTCATGTTCGGGTGTGCATTCATTGCCGATGAAAAAACAGATACATTTGTGTGGCTGTTGGAGACATTTAAGGAGGCTATGAGTAATAAATCTCCGGGCATTATTGTAACAGAGCGCGACTTAGCTATTGCCAATGCAATACGACAA GTATTCCCGCAAGCAAAgcatcaattttttcaatttcttGAACAACGCACGGAAGAGAACATGGAAAACTGA
- the LOC141627371 gene encoding uncharacterized protein LOC141627371, with translation MLSTIVGPEMEGLPQNASLQENVNKPCIEVGDTSTRFIYYSIPDNLPSNLEIKAQSKHHSDESCQILKRDMEVVFTEHVKRLATKESVKSEDSVVKPLCLSPEDIISQTQRIMENPDWQALMDDVINQMLNKSNTWSSLFENEDNALNNEVQEMGTTEPQPNVLVSNDQELGDDVAECLCSIVLGHPNVDVILVSRFMKGNRLAFMGLKQLEKEVNDYCFLHEPTATNDEVLVSFSEKHSLLRKDIVTLESFQMIDIKVVECWALYVNEFVRKSNQQPIAFCFGLSHSLRLKELLELHQSQEGTQIVHCLHTAWQDWLDYNNILWDYSKVEMFFVPYYHDEHFSLVVINIIARTVQCLDNIHYTDPDSCYDITEIVRGEFSTFLEAINHPKAGEVVEYAFEIVDFEWTVNENNDCGVYLMYFMERFDGSRTLTPLKESLKRRLFRVSVCARLATCDMNNVRGQVLQKVAQLTQGKQDMRTDVEKQKKSKRQDLVAAPKKSRRVARM, from the exons ATGTTGTCGACAATTGTTGGTCCGGAAATGGAAGGTCTACCACAAAATGCATCTCTACAAGAGAATGTCAACAAGCCATGTATTGAAGTTGGCGATACGTCAACAAGGTTTATCTACTATAGTATACCTGACAATCTGCCATCTAATCTTGAAATCAAGGCGCAATCTAAACAT CATTCAGATGAGTCATGCCAGATTCTTAAGAGGGACATGGAGGTGGTGTTCACAGAGCATGTCAAGAGGTTGGCCACGAAAGAGTCGGTAAAAAGCGAAGATTCCGTTGTGAAGCCTCTGTGTCTTTCCCCAGAGGATATCATATCACAAACCCAGCGTATAATGGAAAATCCTGATTGGCAAGCCTTGATGGATGATGTCATAAATCAAATGTTGAACAAATCCAATACTTGGTCATCCTTGTTTGAAAATGAGGACAATGCTTTGAACAACGAGGTTCAAGAAATGGGTACAACAGAACCGCAACCGAATGTACTAGTCTCAAATGATCAAGAACTAGGAGATGATGTTGCAGAATGTTTATGCTCCATAGTTCTCGGGCACCCAAACGTAGATGTCATTCTCGTTTCAAGATTTATGAAGGGAAATAGATTGGCATTTATGGGGTTGAAACAGTTGGAGAAGGAAGTGAATGATTACTGTTTTTTGCATGAACCAACCGCAACTAATGA TGAGGTTTTGGTTTCATTTTCCGAGAAACATTCGCTTCTAAGAAAGGATATTGTAACGTTGGAGTCGTTCCAAATGATTGACATCAAAGTAGTTGAGTGTTGGGCGTTGTATGTGAATGAGTTCGTAAGGAAGTCCAACCAACAACCTATTGCATTTTGTTTTGGGTTGTCGCATTCG TTGCGCTTGAAAGAACTACTTGAACTGCATCAATCACAAGAAGGTACACAGATTGTTCACTGCTTACATACGGCATGGCAAGATTGGCTTGATTACAACAACATCTTGTGGGATTATTCGAAAGTTGAAATG TTCTTTGTGCCATACTACCATGACGAGCATTTCAGCCTTGTTGTGATAAATATAATTGCTAGGACTGTTCAGTGCTTGGACAATATTCATTACACAGACCCCGATAGCTGCTACGATATTACCGAAATAGTG CGTGGTGAATTTAGCACTTTTCTCGAGGCAATCAACCATCCGAAAGCAGGTGAAGTTGTTGAATATGCTTTCGAGATAGTTGATTTTGAGTGGACAGTTAATGAGAACAATGACTGTGGAGTTTACCTTATGTATTTTATGGAGCGCTTTGATGGAAGCCGAACCCTTACTCCGCTCAAAGAG TCCCTTAAAAGACGTCTATTTCGGGTGTCGGTGTGTGCACGACTTGCTACATGTGACATGAACAACGTTAGAGGACAAGTCCTACAGAAAGTCGCTCAATTGACTCAGGGGAAGCAGGATATGAGGACCGACGttgaaaaacagaagaaaagtAAGCGACAGGATTTGGTAGCTGCACCAAAAAAGTCACGAAGGGTTGCAAGGATGTGA